ATGCTGGCCCGCCGGGTGCCAAGGACGTTTGCAATCACATCGTGGGTGAACGGAAGCGTGCGCGATCGGCTCCGGTACTGCATGGTCAACAGCCAGCGGCACAGGCGCTGCTCAACGGTATGGGTGCTATTGCATAAACCGATTTGAGCCGCTTGTATAACGAGC
This is a stretch of genomic DNA from Terriglobia bacterium. It encodes these proteins:
- a CDS encoding helix-turn-helix domain-containing protein, coding for LVIQAAQIGLCNSTHTVEQRLCRWLLTMQYRSRSRTLPFTHDVIANVLGTRRASISVAAAALQDAGLIRYTKGSITIVSSRRLLAEACRCYSLIGSVAFKDGSRRSRLN